In one window of Pirellulales bacterium DNA:
- a CDS encoding sterol desaturase family protein — translation MMHVWVSPLLAMAVITVLNRLLAPYRIEFVSSWVAGLPGLVQIALAFCCLDLSDYWTHRISHTVPWLWRFHAVHHSSRHLDWLASRRGHPIDITFATAVSSTLATLFGLDAIEMGIAILLIEYWGFVIHANVSWRLKWLDRLWVTPEYHHWHHVRDRAAYDKNFGNTLVLWDLLFGSYYMPQDRRPADYGIDYDLPTDYFGQIVDPFLPRRKAAAPTRENEPTSAGSETSATPPPTEAEAFQRQPVAAGRSA, via the coding sequence ATGATGCACGTGTGGGTCTCGCCGCTGTTGGCGATGGCCGTGATCACCGTGCTGAACAGGCTGTTGGCCCCCTACCGCATCGAATTTGTATCGAGCTGGGTGGCCGGCCTGCCGGGGCTCGTGCAGATCGCGCTGGCGTTTTGCTGCCTCGACCTGAGCGACTACTGGACGCACCGCATTAGCCACACGGTTCCCTGGCTGTGGCGATTCCACGCGGTACACCATTCGAGCCGCCATTTGGACTGGTTGGCCAGCCGCCGTGGACACCCCATCGACATCACTTTCGCCACCGCCGTGTCGTCGACGCTGGCCACGCTCTTCGGACTCGATGCCATCGAGATGGGCATCGCGATCCTGCTCATCGAGTACTGGGGATTTGTCATTCACGCCAACGTGAGTTGGCGCCTGAAGTGGCTCGATCGGCTCTGGGTCACGCCGGAGTATCACCACTGGCACCACGTGCGCGACCGCGCCGCATACGACAAGAACTTCGGCAATACGCTGGTCCTGTGGGACCTGCTGTTCGGCTCGTATTACATGCCGCAAGATCGCCGCCCAGCCGACTACGGCATCGACTACGACCTGCCGACCGACTATTTCGGCCAGATCGTCGATCCATTCCTGCCACGGCGCAAGGCCGCCGCACCAACGCGCGAGAACGAGCCAACCTCGGCGGGATCGGAAACTTCTGCGACACCCCCCCCGACCGAGGCAGAGGCCTTTCAGCGGCAGCCAGTCGCAGCGGGGCGCTCGGCCTGA